One Phoenix dactylifera cultivar Barhee BC4 chromosome 14, palm_55x_up_171113_PBpolish2nd_filt_p, whole genome shotgun sequence DNA window includes the following coding sequences:
- the LOC103704797 gene encoding cleft lip and palate transmembrane protein 1 homolog yields MAQPAAMTEPAVQAAPEVQGRQQQRQQAGFGQTVTGIIRMAVFWYFAMKFFSPKKPSEPSHVISNLFQKGEPLDMWLYLSEQEKFNDFGNDDALVWHEANVPYAVWGPGSTRSHSMKYYPSEAVKHNGSLYAHVFFAHSGYPPDPNDPEYEPKSAFGRTHPVVTFLPKSKAGKRKSLLGNSKGTEKEEQAPELKEDTQAEAKDEGPVEWVSYWKPNITINLVDDFTRYPLNNIPPNIIGYLNIEPVTGNYYPTVFFNEFWLLRDKLIPLNDTVKELPLSLELGPISITKWQLFLQMEQSFQIHRNYGSMLEGEADELKRVFLEGNPYLLVVTMVVSVLHSVFDFLAFKNDIQFWNKNKSMEGLSAKSVVVSFICQLIIFLYLLDNDTSWMILASSGIGVCIEFWKIGKAMHIEIDRSGRIPMLKFRDRESYSKNKTKEYDDLAMKYLSYILFFLVACFSIYSLIYKEHKSWYSWILSSLTSSVYMFGFIMMCPQLFINYKLKSVAHLPWRQMTYKFLNTIIDDLFAFVIKMPMLHRLSVFRDDVIFLIYLYQRWIYPVDKKRVNEFGFGGEDEDQSNQSLVANDVTAAQDGDARTDGNKKTN; encoded by the exons ATGGCGCAACCGGCGGCGATGACGGAACCGGCGGTCCAGGCGGCGCCGGAGGTGCAGGGGCGGCAGCAGCAGCGTCAGCAGGCGGGGTTCGGCCAGACGGTGACCGGGATCATACGGATGGCGGTGTTCTGGTACTtcgccatgaagttcttctccCCCAAGAAGCCCTCCGAGCCCTCCCATGTCATCTCCAATCTCTTCCAGAAGGGCGAGCCCTTG GACATGTGGCTATATCTTTCTGAACAGGAGAAGTTTAATGACTTCGGCAATGATGATGCTCTTGTTTGGCATGAGGCAAATGTTCCTTATGCAGTTTGGGGCCCGGGTAGTACTAGGTCTCATTCCATGAAGTATTATCCATCAGAG GCTGTGAAGCACAACGGGAGCCTGTATGCTCATGTTTTCTTTGCACACTCAGGCTACCCTCCAGATCCTAATGATCCTGAGTATGAGCCAAAATCTGCCTTTGGGAGGACACACC CTGTTGTGACGTTCTTGCCCAAGTCAAAAGCCGGTAAAAGGAAGAGTCTGCTGGGAAATTCCAAGGGGACTGAAAAGGAAGAACAAGCACCTGAG TTGAAGGAAGATACACAGGCTGAAGCTAAGGATGAGGGTCCGGTAGAATGGGTCTCCTATTGGAAACCAAATATTACCATTAATCTCGTAGATGATTTTACACG ATACCCTCTCAACAACATTCCTCCAAACATCATTGGCT ATCTGAATATAGAGCCTGTTACTGGGAACTACTACCCTACAGTCTTCTTCAATGAATTCTGGCTATTGAGGGATAAACTGATACCACTCAATGATACTGTGAAGGAGTTGCCCCTTAGTCTGGAATTGGGTCCAATTAGCATAACTAAGTGGCAGTTGTTTTTACAGATGGAGCAGTCATTCCAGATTCACCGTAATTATGGAAGTATGCTTGAAGGCGAGGCTGACGAACTCAAG AGGGTGTTCTTGGAAGGAAATCCTTACCTGCTGGTGGTGACGATGGTTGTATCTGTACTACATTCTGTGTTTGATTTCCTGGCTTTCAAGAATG ATATTCAGTTTTGGAATAAAAACAAGTCTATGGAAGGGTTATCTGCAAAATCAGTGGTTGTGAGCTTTATTTGCCAACTGATTATTTTTCTTTACCTCCTTGATAATGATACCTCATGGATGATCCTGGCTAGTTCCGGAATTGGTGTCTGCATTGAGTTTTGGAAAATTGGGAAAGCCATGCATATTGAG ATTGACAGAAGCGGAAGGATTCCAATGTTGAAATTTCGAGACCGTGAATCATATTCAAAGAACAAAACTAAGGAGTATGATGATCTTGCAATGAAGTATCTATCatatattcttttctttcttgtggCTTGCTTCTCTATCTATTCTCTCATATACAAGGAGCATAAAAGCTGGTATTCTTGGATACTTTCTTCTCTCACCAGCTCCGTGTACATGTTTG GTTTTATCATGATGTGCCCACAGCTGTTCATAAACTACAAACTTAAGTCTGTAGCTCATTTGCCCTGGAGACAGATGACCTACAAATTTCTCAACACTATCATTGATGATCTTTTTGCGTTTGTCATCAAAATGCCAATGCTGCATCGTCTATCCGTTTTCCGAGATG ATGTTattttcttgatatatttgTACCAGAGGTGGATTTATCCGGTAGATAAGAAACGCGTTAATGAGTTCGGCTTTGGAGGTGAAGATGAAGACCAGAGCAATCAAAGCTTGGTTGCCAATGATGTGACCGCGGCGCAGGATGGTGATGCCAGGACTGATGGCAACAAGAAGAccaattga